The following are encoded together in the Desulfitobacterium chlororespirans DSM 11544 genome:
- a CDS encoding NuoB/complex I 20 kDa subunit family protein — MDVAKEKELREAEALMEKNVLLTSIDKVLNWGRGHSFWPVTFGLACCAIEMMAAGGPRVDISRFGYEVFRASPRHADVMIVAGTCTRKMAPLLRMIYDQMPEPKWVIAMGSCASAGGPFADSYSMLTGVDKVVPVDVYIPGCPPRPESLVYGLLQLQHKVNHPDKVRLLKHGK; from the coding sequence GTGGATGTAGCAAAAGAGAAAGAACTCCGCGAAGCCGAAGCTCTTATGGAAAAAAATGTGCTGCTCACCAGTATTGATAAAGTTCTGAACTGGGGTCGGGGGCATTCTTTTTGGCCGGTAACCTTCGGTTTAGCTTGCTGTGCTATCGAAATGATGGCTGCAGGTGGTCCGCGTGTTGATATCTCTCGTTTTGGGTATGAGGTCTTCCGGGCATCACCTCGCCATGCCGATGTCATGATTGTTGCTGGAACATGTACCCGCAAAATGGCTCCTCTTCTGCGCATGATTTATGACCAGATGCCTGAGCCAAAATGGGTTATTGCTATGGGCAGCTGTGCCAGTGCAGGTGGCCCTTTTGCGGATTCCTATTCCATGTTGACAGGTGTGGACAAAGTAGTCCCCGTCGATGTCTATATTCCCGGCTGCCCTCCACGGCCGGAATCCTTAGTATATGGGTTGCTTCAGCTTCAACATAAGGTGAATCACCCAGACAAGGTGAGGTTATTGAAACATGGGAAATAA
- a CDS encoding NADH-quinone oxidoreductase subunit C — protein sequence MGNNEVLRKHVDELASRVGGTVEELLDTLVLTVKAPYITETLTAAKSFGEVPCDFLHDIGGVDKLDHFQVVYQLTSLRGPQKLRVKAIVDRDNPVIDSVTRIWAGADFMEREAYDMFGIQFKGHPNLKRIYMWDDFEGFPLRKDYVTEPVEVRNVTRVRRKDE from the coding sequence ATGGGAAATAATGAAGTGTTAAGAAAACATGTGGATGAGTTAGCATCCCGAGTCGGCGGTACCGTCGAAGAGCTCCTCGATACTTTAGTGCTTACCGTTAAGGCACCTTATATTACGGAAACCCTAACGGCAGCAAAAAGCTTCGGAGAAGTACCTTGTGACTTTCTCCACGACATCGGGGGAGTGGATAAGTTAGACCATTTCCAAGTGGTCTATCAATTGACAAGCTTGCGCGGACCCCAAAAGCTGAGAGTCAAAGCGATTGTCGATCGCGACAACCCGGTGATTGATTCCGTAACCCGCATTTGGGCAGGGGCCGATTTCATGGAGCGGGAAGCCTATGATATGTTCGGGATTCAATTCAAAGGACATCCGAATTTAAAACGTATTTATATGTGGGATGACTTCGAAGGGTTCCCACTTCGCAAGGATTATGTAACTGAGCCTGTGGAAGTTCGAAATGTTACACGTGTGCGCAGGAAAGATGAGTAG
- the nuoH gene encoding NADH-quinone oxidoreductase subunit NuoH, with protein MEAIRALNELPKNIAAAIRGLYTDPNSIWADLTMTLIGMILVIVIIVISALLLIVLERKIAGWGSQRPGPNRLGPRGWFQTIADALKLLGKEDLTPGNADKFMFKIAPMFVFGIPILTLAIIPFGYYMTVIDLELGVFFYLGITSLSTLAFLMAGWSSNNKYSLLGGMRAVAQMISYEIPLIFSLLGVVMLTQTFNLTKIVEAQAALPFIFLQPIAFIIFLICGQAEVNRAPFDLIEADQEIIAGPFTEYTGLRWGLFYLGEYANLVAMCALAATVFLGGWQGPAILPGWAWFWLKVGLLIFISMWVRWTFPRIRIDHLMHFAWKVLLPLALLNILLTGLGIYIYQLVIGG; from the coding sequence ATGGAAGCTATACGTGCGTTAAACGAATTGCCAAAGAATATTGCGGCTGCCATCCGTGGTCTGTATACGGATCCTAATTCGATTTGGGCCGACTTAACCATGACGTTGATCGGGATGATACTTGTCATCGTGATTATCGTCATCTCAGCACTTTTACTGATTGTTCTCGAACGTAAAATTGCTGGTTGGGGATCACAACGTCCCGGTCCCAACCGTTTAGGTCCACGGGGATGGTTTCAGACGATAGCCGATGCTCTGAAGTTGTTGGGTAAAGAGGATCTTACACCCGGTAACGCTGATAAATTCATGTTTAAAATTGCTCCGATGTTTGTTTTTGGTATCCCCATTTTGACTTTAGCCATTATTCCATTTGGCTATTATATGACCGTTATTGATCTGGAATTGGGAGTATTCTTCTACCTGGGGATTACCTCACTATCTACTCTTGCTTTTTTAATGGCAGGATGGAGTTCCAACAATAAGTATTCCTTGCTGGGCGGTATGCGTGCGGTTGCTCAGATGATCAGTTATGAAATTCCCTTGATTTTTTCACTTCTGGGGGTTGTCATGCTGACTCAGACCTTCAACTTGACAAAAATCGTTGAAGCACAGGCAGCATTGCCCTTTATTTTCTTGCAGCCTATAGCATTTATTATCTTTTTGATATGCGGACAAGCGGAAGTCAACAGGGCGCCATTTGATCTTATCGAAGCTGACCAGGAAATCATCGCCGGACCCTTTACGGAGTACACCGGACTGCGCTGGGGATTGTTCTACCTTGGTGAGTACGCTAACCTTGTCGCTATGTGTGCATTGGCTGCAACCGTATTCCTCGGTGGTTGGCAGGGGCCGGCAATCTTACCAGGCTGGGCATGGTTCTGGCTAAAAGTAGGTCTCTTGATCTTTATCTCCATGTGGGTTCGTTGGACATTCCCACGGATTCGGATTGACCACTTAATGCATTTTGCCTGGAAGGTCTTGTTACCGCTCGCGCTTCTCAACATCTTGTTGACGGGTTTGGGGATTTATATCTATCAGCTCGTGATTGGAGGGTGA
- the nuoK gene encoding NADH-quinone oxidoreductase subunit NuoK, which produces MSISVGLGSYLLVGAMLFCLGLYGVFVKRNIIAILMSIELMLNAVNINFIAFSRFAPWANPGTNPLIGQVAAIFVIVVAAAEIAVGLALVIAIYRNRRTTNVDEFNWLKW; this is translated from the coding sequence ATGAGTATAAGCGTTGGGCTTGGATCCTATCTTTTGGTTGGAGCGATGCTTTTTTGCCTGGGGCTCTACGGAGTTTTCGTGAAGCGAAATATCATTGCCATTCTCATGTCCATTGAATTGATGCTTAACGCAGTGAATATCAATTTCATTGCTTTTAGCCGCTTTGCCCCCTGGGCTAACCCCGGGACAAATCCCCTCATTGGACAGGTAGCCGCCATCTTTGTGATCGTTGTTGCTGCAGCGGAAATTGCCGTGGGATTGGCCTTGGTTATCGCGATCTATCGCAATCGCCGTACCA
- a CDS encoding NADH-quinone oxidoreductase subunit D: MSHGYNEETEELLLNMGPQHPSMHGVFRMIVHLQGETVTGIEPKIGYLHRGLEKIAESRTYPQFIPYTDRLDYLASPHNNLAYVQAVEKLMGLEIPERAEYLRIILAELARLASHQVFIGSAALDIAGWTAWGYPFRDRERILDLFEMIAGSRLTVNCMRIGGVSAEPPAEFWPALESLLDDMPEKIEEYFNIYMGNEIAQARMKKVGILTKEKAENLCITGPALRASGVQYDVRKAEPYGIYDRFDFEVPVLYGCDTYDRNLIRFMEMNESLKIIRQAVRDIPEGPIMAKVPKIIKPPAGEVYHRVENPKGELGFYIVSNGTPKPERVKIRAGAFVNMQCLSELAVGTYIQDLIVSFASLDAVLGEVDK, translated from the coding sequence ATGTCTCATGGATACAATGAAGAAACAGAAGAGCTCCTTTTAAACATGGGTCCCCAACATCCGAGTATGCACGGCGTGTTTCGGATGATCGTTCATTTACAGGGGGAAACAGTAACCGGCATTGAGCCCAAAATCGGCTATCTTCATCGCGGATTAGAAAAGATCGCGGAAAGCCGTACCTATCCGCAATTTATTCCTTATACAGACCGTTTGGATTATCTGGCTTCGCCTCATAATAATCTGGCCTATGTCCAAGCCGTAGAAAAACTGATGGGTCTTGAAATTCCTGAGCGAGCGGAATACCTTAGAATTATCTTAGCCGAGCTGGCTCGCCTGGCCAGTCATCAAGTGTTTATCGGTAGTGCGGCACTTGATATAGCGGGTTGGACCGCTTGGGGATATCCTTTCCGGGATCGGGAAAGAATCCTCGACCTCTTTGAAATGATTGCGGGCAGTCGCTTAACAGTAAATTGCATGCGGATTGGCGGCGTCAGTGCAGAGCCTCCCGCAGAGTTCTGGCCTGCCTTAGAATCACTCCTTGATGATATGCCGGAGAAAATTGAGGAATACTTCAACATCTATATGGGCAATGAAATTGCTCAAGCCCGGATGAAAAAGGTTGGTATCCTCACGAAAGAAAAAGCAGAAAATCTCTGCATCACAGGACCTGCTCTGCGAGCTTCCGGTGTCCAATATGATGTTCGGAAAGCGGAACCATATGGGATCTACGATCGCTTTGATTTTGAAGTTCCCGTGCTCTACGGCTGTGATACCTATGATCGCAACCTGATCCGGTTTATGGAGATGAACGAAAGCTTGAAGATTATTCGGCAAGCGGTACGGGATATTCCCGAAGGTCCGATTATGGCCAAAGTACCGAAGATTATTAAACCGCCGGCTGGTGAGGTATACCATCGCGTGGAAAATCCTAAAGGTGAACTGGGTTTTTATATTGTCAGTAATGGAACTCCGAAACCTGAGCGGGTGAAGATTCGGGCCGGTGCCTTCGTCAATATGCAATGTTTAAGCGAACTTGCAGTGGGGACCTATATTCAAGATCTTATCGTTAGTTTTGCATCCCTGGATGCAGTACTTGGAGAAGTGGATAAGTAA
- a CDS encoding NADH-quinone oxidoreductase subunit J family protein, translated as MSTMATIVFFIFAIIAVASAWGVVTSKNIVHSAFFLALSFAGVAVLYVLLNAEYLAAVQLLVYAGAISIMVIFAVMLTLRGDVAESSPVTKKWTQGALVSSLVFIVLALVILTNSDWRILAMPALSGGTTVELSKLLLSWYMVPFEAAAILVTVALIGAVIIAKGGHESK; from the coding sequence ATGAGTACTATGGCGACCATTGTGTTCTTCATTTTCGCCATAATCGCCGTGGCTTCAGCATGGGGAGTTGTCACCTCGAAAAACATTGTTCACAGTGCTTTTTTCCTGGCGCTTTCCTTTGCCGGGGTTGCCGTCCTGTATGTCCTCTTAAATGCTGAGTATCTTGCAGCAGTTCAACTTCTCGTTTATGCAGGAGCAATTTCGATTATGGTGATCTTTGCAGTCATGCTGACCTTAAGGGGCGATGTGGCTGAAAGCAGCCCTGTCACCAAAAAATGGACCCAAGGGGCTTTAGTGAGCTCTCTTGTCTTTATTGTTTTGGCCTTGGTTATTCTGACCAATAGTGATTGGCGGATTCTTGCCATGCCGGCACTTTCTGGAGGGACCACAGTAGAACTCTCCAAACTGCTCTTGTCATGGTATATGGTGCCCTTTGAAGCGGCGGCCATCCTGGTTACTGTAGCCTTGATTGGGGCAGTGATTATCGCGAAAGGAGGGCATGAAAGCAAATGA
- a CDS encoding NuoI/complex I 23 kDa subunit family protein: MLGKGLLTGMGIVLKKMLGPNVTEFYPEVMPNLPKTVRSSMGLEPDKCISCTLCVLACPNKVITLTSEKDENNKKVLRTYHMDVGRCLFCGLCTEACPTAALTVTQEFENSVFYPEDLYWDMIERSKRNGKEGNE; this comes from the coding sequence GTGTTAGGTAAAGGGTTATTAACGGGAATGGGCATCGTACTCAAGAAGATGCTCGGACCAAACGTCACAGAATTCTATCCAGAGGTTATGCCGAATCTTCCTAAGACCGTTCGCAGCTCGATGGGACTGGAACCGGATAAATGCATCTCCTGCACATTATGTGTTTTGGCCTGTCCGAATAAGGTCATTACCTTGACCAGTGAAAAGGACGAAAACAATAAAAAAGTTCTTAGGACTTATCACATGGATGTAGGCCGTTGTCTGTTCTGCGGGCTTTGCACGGAAGCATGTCCTACGGCTGCACTGACAGTGACTCAAGAGTTTGAGAACTCGGTCTTCTATCCTGAGGATTTGTATTGGGATATGATTGAGCGTTCGAAGCGTAATGGGAAGGAGGGCAACGAATGA